The following are encoded in a window of Leptodactylus fuscus isolate aLepFus1 chromosome 9, aLepFus1.hap2, whole genome shotgun sequence genomic DNA:
- the LOC142218053 gene encoding E3 ubiquitin-protein ligase RNF170-like: MLSHTFCSPVQSSCYTMDKPEMIPQRNDNEAFPPSHYKETPKSRQNRFHNDLSCPVCLQTATSPVETNCGHLFCGACLIEYWKHDPWLGAISCPLCRQKVHMLYDDLCEDQQPDKTSRTVVQDIRRYNNRFSGKPRPLSDHLYDLPSLLHLALRRIFTMGGLVWIFCLRIVVCLFGAIMCLSSPFAVIPDPLCSILSTIDDLFVIFLLLICMINILQQFRSEGMTMVHSSATQSILSES, translated from the exons ATGCTCAGCCATACGTTCTGCAGCCCTGTCCAGTCCAG CTGCTACACGATGGACAAACCTGAGATGATTCCCCAAAGAAATGACAATGAAGCATTTCCTCCGTCCCACTACAAG GAGACACCTAAAAGCCGCCAGAATCGCTTCCACAATGACCTGAGCTGCCCGGTGTGTCTTCAGACGGCGACATCCCCGGTAGAGACCAACTGCGGCCATCTTTTCTGCG GCGCCTGTCTCATTGAGTATTGGAAGCACGATCCCTGGTTGGGGGCCATCAGCTGTCCTCTCTGCAGACAAAAG gtgcacatgCTCTATGATGATTTATGTGAAGATCAGCAACCCGACAAAACAAGCAGAACTGTAGTACAAGACATCAGACGATACAACAACCGCTTCTCTGGGAAACCTCGACCT CTCTCTGACCACCTGTACGACCTGCCGTCACTGTTACACCTGGCCCTGCGCAGGATCTTCACTATGGGAGGACTTGTCTGGATCTTCTGTCTCAGGATAGTCGTCTGCTTATTTGGTGCCATCATGTGCTTGTCTTCGCCCTTCGCCGTCATCCCCGACCCTCTGTGCAGTATCCTCAGCACCATAGACGACCTCTTTGTCATCTTTCTTCTCCTAATCTGCATGATCAACATCTTACAACAGTTCCGGTCAGAAGGGATGACCATGGTCCACTCCTCGGCCACACAGAGCATCTTGTCGGAGTCTTGA